In the Gemmatimonadota bacterium genome, one interval contains:
- a CDS encoding SDR family oxidoreductase — protein MSEQPKTVVITGASTGIGRATAERFASEGWRVAATMRRPEDHEELGSVEGVNLYPLDVTDRDEVAAASKSIVADLGVPHAVINNAGYGAAGPLETSPQEKIDRQIATNLTGLIDVTRAFLPGMREAGRGVFVNITSVGGFTTFPFFSLYHATKWAVEGLTESLRYELGFFGLQAKIVEPGGVHTDFGGRSLDASDDGSTDAYTAKVLKMMEGARSRTQGYSTPEQIADVIFGAATDGTPRLRYVAGQDAEVMRAARSAVPFEEYAEGLLTQLGLAD, from the coding sequence ATGAGCGAACAACCGAAGACCGTCGTCATCACCGGAGCCTCCACCGGAATCGGCCGCGCAACGGCCGAGCGCTTCGCCAGCGAAGGCTGGAGGGTCGCTGCTACCATGCGCCGCCCAGAGGATCATGAGGAGCTTGGGAGCGTCGAGGGCGTCAACTTGTACCCTCTCGACGTCACCGATCGAGATGAGGTCGCCGCCGCCTCAAAGTCGATCGTGGCTGATCTCGGTGTCCCGCACGCTGTGATCAACAACGCCGGCTACGGCGCCGCCGGACCACTCGAGACCTCCCCGCAGGAGAAGATCGATCGGCAGATCGCGACCAACCTGACGGGCCTCATCGATGTGACCCGGGCCTTTCTCCCGGGCATGCGTGAGGCAGGGCGTGGCGTGTTCGTCAACATCACATCCGTCGGGGGTTTTACGACCTTCCCGTTCTTCTCGCTCTACCACGCGACCAAGTGGGCCGTGGAAGGCCTGACCGAGTCGCTCCGGTACGAGCTCGGCTTCTTCGGCCTGCAGGCCAAAATCGTCGAACCGGGTGGCGTGCATACGGACTTCGGCGGTAGGTCTCTGGATGCGTCCGACGACGGCTCGACCGACGCGTACACGGCGAAGGTGCTGAAGATGATGGAAGGCGCACGATCGCGTACGCAGGGCTATTCCACTCCCGAGCAAATCGCCGACGTCATCTTTGGCGCGGCAACGGATGGCACCCCGCGACTTCGCTACGTCGCGGGCCAGGACGCTGAAGTCATGCGGGCCGCGCGCAGTGCTGTGCCGTTCGAGGAATACGCCGAAGGTCTGTTAACGCAGCTCGGTCTCGCAGACTGA
- a CDS encoding GNAT family acetyltransferase, with protein MRSFRSADRAALVELWSEVFPEDPPRNAPESMIDNKLRVQSDLLMVADVDNRLVGAVMAGFDGTRGWIHHLAVAPRYRLKGIATALLRAAEDGLQRLGCPKVNLQVRAEDDGVVAFYRALGYSAERRVSMGKVLGTEPTDAR; from the coding sequence ATACGGTCGTTCCGATCCGCAGATCGTGCGGCGCTGGTCGAGCTTTGGTCCGAGGTCTTTCCCGAGGATCCGCCTCGGAACGCGCCGGAATCGATGATCGACAACAAGCTCCGAGTCCAAAGCGACCTGCTCATGGTCGCCGACGTCGACAACCGGTTGGTTGGTGCTGTGATGGCGGGGTTCGATGGGACGAGAGGATGGATTCATCATCTGGCGGTCGCTCCCCGATACCGCCTGAAGGGTATCGCCACTGCACTCCTAAGAGCGGCGGAAGATGGGCTGCAGCGGCTCGGATGTCCGAAGGTCAATCTGCAGGTGCGCGCTGAGGACGACGGTGTCGTCGCGTTCTATCGCGCCCTGGGCTATAGCGCGGAGCGGCGGGTGAGCATGGGGAAAGTGCTGGGGACCGAGCCGACCGACGCTAGGTGA